TGCAGCGAAAATTATCGTCGACCGTGAAACTGGTAGATCGAGGGGCTTTGCTTTCGTGACATTTACATCTACCGAGGAGGCTAGTAACGCCATGCAATTGGATGGACAGGTAAATCACAAGCTTCTTTTGATACTAAGATGTCATTTGGCTTAATCATGCGTCATTTCTTATTCTTTATTGACTGTCAATGTCTTGTTCTGGATGCTTGACCAATTTTAAATCGGTTCTGCCTTGATGATGCATGTTTCTAGACTACTTAATGTTTTTGGCCGCTTAAACATTGGCACCATAGGTAGATTCGGTATCATCATCTAGCTAGATGTACTATTCATTCGTCAGACAGCGACTTCCTCTTCTTGTTTGTGTTATCCTGAAATAAATGTTTGTTGTCAGACTGTGTTTAGATGATTCTGAAAATGgtaacattgttttttttttttttttggctttgtaTTTCAATCGGCAATTTATTGGTTTGTTTGGCATACAGGACCTTCATGGTCGAAGGATTAGGGTGAACTACGCAACTGAAAGGGGAAGTGGGTTTGGAGGAAGGGGATTCGGTGGTCCTGGTGGTTATGGTGCTCCATCTGGTGGTtatggaggtggtggtggctACGGAGGAGGTGCTGGTGGTTATGGAGGCGGTGGTTACAATGCTCCAGCTGGCGGTTACGGAGGTGGCCCGTCTTATGGAGGAAAtgctggtggtggtggttaTGGAGGTAACTCTCCTTATGGTGGCAATGCCGCTGGTGGTGGATATGGTGTTGCTGGGGGTGTTGGTGGAAGTGACAACTTCGCTCAAGGCAGTTCCTCTAATGCTGGATTTGATGACAAGTTTAGCAGCAACGAAGCACTAGGCAATGATACGGATCACCAGCTCGAAAGCGCGGGCGTTGAAGAACAGTTTGGTGGCAGTGACAATCAGTTTGGTGACTCGGATAATGGGCAAACAGAGGTTGGCGGCCCAGACGGGTTTGATCAGACTGACGACGGAGATGTTGCCAAGAAAGCTTAGTCTCTACTCATTTGTGTCCTGGAACTTTTCGTTGCAGTTTCAGAAAATAAACTTAATGGAAGTTTATCAGTTTCTGTTTTTCAACGTTTGGTGTTGTTTTATCATGCAGAGACCTCTCGCTTTCTTATGTTTTGTGTCACTTGAGGCCCGCAAATAAAAGTTGTAATAACTTGTAACAGACTCGTATTCGTTCTATTTAAGGTTTTCTATACTATATACTACTAGTTCAATTTAGTTTTATAAGATCTTTGAAACTGAAGACTACCCAATCTGCTTTGGTTTATGACAAGCGTCACCTGGTTCATCATCAGTTTTTGTTTTCGTTGAGCTTCTTCACAAGCTCTTCAAACCTCAAAAAGCCACATGGCAGTTAGTGTACACAtatcagagaaaaaaaacaaatttttatcaTACTGAAAGCGATCTTACTGGACACAACAAACTAGGGAAGTAATCAGCCAATTACAGTTTTacccttcaattttttttctgataatTGGAATTAAAATGTTTTGAGTAAATCGTTGCGGTTCACAAAATAGGTAATAGGTCGATGTGGCGAGAGAAGCGCGCAAAGTCTATTAATCACTGCTAAAACCTCATAAGCCCTAAAACACCTGGAAGCTTCGATAGATACAGTCTCTGCAGAGCGAATATGGCGAGCAAGGATTCGAATCGCGAGCAACCACCTCCTCTGAGCATCGAAATCAAAGCCACTCAGGATCAATTCTTCGGTAAGCGCCGATTTCTCTTCTCTACGATGTGAATCGAATCGTCGTAGATTGGTTTGTTGCATATGATTACGCTTAGACGATGAGATTAGGTTTGGTGATTGTGATGAGAACATTCCGATCATGCTCAAATAGTCTAAACTCACAACGCCATTGATGTCTGTAGTGTGGAGAGAGTTCGTATGGGGAGGTATAGCTGGAGCTTTTGGCGAAGGGATGATGCATCCCGTAGATACTCTTAAAACTCGGCTTCAGAGTCAGATTATCATGAATGCGTCTCAGGTATTGTATTGTCAAGCGTACTTCACTTTGCAGTGATTTTTTTTCGCTTTGTAATTTCTGGTTTTATCTGAGGAAAGGCGGATTATTAAAGATTGTATGCGGTTTGTGTAATCTCTAACCTTGTTCAGCTGTTGATTTCAGAGACAgaagagcattccacaaatgttAAGGACTGTCTGGGTTGGTGATGGACTGAAAGGTACAGCATGCATACTCTTTTCCCTCAGCTTCTTCAGCTTTCCAGTAATGGCAGGCTGTATTATATTCCCTATTCATCTGCGAATTTGGAACaggatttttttttcctgtgctttgagtttttggtttttgttattttgtttctgTGCTGACTTTAATTTTAGGCTTTTATAGGGGAATTGCTCCTGGAGTCACTGGATCTCTTGCCACTGGTGCAACCTACTTTGGTGTTATTGAGTCCACAAAAAAATGGATTGAAGAGACTCATCCCAACTTAGGAGGCCACTGGGTACACTTTATTGCAGGAGCTATTGGTATGTTTCCTAATATCCTCTTTCCTCTCTCGTTCATCTGATCAATAAGGTGGTGGTAAATATAGGAGGAAGAAGCTAATTTTGATGTCAAGCACACAGCAGAAATGAAACTAAATATAACTTGGCTAAAAAGCAGATATTATCAGACATTTAAATGTTGTGTTACGATTATAACTTTAGATATCGTGGGTCTTTAAAAGATAGATCAAGGTTTTCAGCATAACCACACATGGCAAGGTTGCAAGAATTTCTGATTCCTTTGTGTTCTGTTGCTTCTTTCATTTTTTCAGGTGATACACTTGGTTCTTTCGTATATGTTCCCTGTGAAGTAATAAAGCAGCGGATGCAAATTCAAGGGACTAGTAGCTCCTGGAGCTCTTTTATTTCGAGGGACAGCGTTCCAGTGAAACCAAGAGGTGACATGTATGGTTATTATACTGGAATGGTCCAGGCTGGAAGCTCAATATTGAAAGAGCAAGGACCAAAAGGGCTGTATGCTGGGTATGTAAATCTCCTTTATATCATTATTGATGCCAATTGGATATCCTTTTTCAAGGGACTCATGTTGTtgtctttcctttttctttggCAGATATTGGTCTACACTAGCAAGGGATGTACCTTTTGCTGGCCTCATGGTATGTAATGTGTCATTTCAGTGAAACTGTTACCTCCATTCACCTAATGGGTCTTTGTCTCCTCATGTTGGTTCTGTATTTCCTTCTCAGGTGATGTTTTATGAAGCATTGAAGGATCTAACAGATCAAGGGAAGAAAAAGTTTCCACAATTTGGAGTCAACAGTTCAATCGAGGGGCTCGTTTTGGGAGGATTAGCTGGTGGTACGTTAGAATAAAGATCAGTTTAAAGAAACTATTCCAAATAGCTCATCCGCAGTGACCTTTGTTTAATGTAATCTCTCTCCAGGACTAAGTGCTTATCTCACAACTCCACTGGATGTTATTAAAACAAGATTGCAAGTACAAGGAACAACGATCAAGTATGTCTTATTTCTTACAGATTCATATGATCATACCTAAAATAGCATCCCCAGTTTTGATTAAACTTTGTAAATCTTGATAGGTACAAGGGTTGGCTGGATGCAGTTGGGCAGATATGGAGGAAGGAAGGTCCAGAGGGCTTTTTCAGGGGAAGCGTTCCGAGGGTCATGTGGTATATTCCGGCCTCGGCACTCACTTTCATGGCCGTTGAATTCCTTAGAGTGAGTTTCAGAGAGAAAAGTAAGAATAACAACATTGTTGTCTCAAACTTAAGCATAGAGAGTAAAAGATCTTCGGTACATGAGGTTAGAGAGAACTAGTGAGATGATGATGCATGTCTTCTTCTCAGATACAGTTTAACAacaatctgattcttcttcaatAAGAACCTTCTTTTAgttctcacaaaaaaaaaaatttgtatatatatatctccaAAGTCAAACTCTTCCGACAACTTTCGGAACTGTGTTCTGTTTTCTTTTAACTGATAGCAAAAGAGGAAGTGTTGTAAACCTTTTCGAATAAAACCAGTAGTAACGGATGCGATAGATGCGGAGAGGAGTTTGAGTCGAGGTTGGTCCCATTAAATATTTGTTCTTCTGTCATCTCCAGTTCTCCAGCAGTACACACTTTGTATCATCATATGTTGTTGATCCACCATTTATATAACCTTGGCCAGGACAAAACTATTCAAGCATATAGCTGATACCGGTCATGCCACTGTGAAATCACGATGATTGCTCATTTTAAAGCGCAACTAAGGATTATGCACAGAAGAATGCATTCTTTGATTTAATTTATACGTTGGAGACGGTGAAGGAGAAGGGGATGAAAGAGAGAGCAAATAAGCTCTACGTTTTTGACATATTGCATTCTTTCAAGTATATCATTCGAAGTACATAGTAATGAAGATTGTGAAATCATATGATACCATTTTCTACTTTCTAGTCAATGTTGAGGGTCTCATTGTCGAAGTAGCACCAGGTGGCCTCTGTAGATAACATACTCGATTACTACTTTCTTATTTCTTCATATGAAAATGTATAATCAAATTCAAAACGTAGACCCAAGTGTCAGAACACTCTCACTAAACAGCAGATTCGAAAACTCGGCAAATACCAAACGTACAACAAAACACTGTAGAAAAAGATTCATAACGTCATATGCTTAACCATGCCTCTTAAAGCTTAGAGCACCAGTCCCTAGCATTCTGGAACATCTTCAACCACGGACTCGGCCCAGCTTTCTCAACCTCCCACCCCTTCGGGTACCACGGATACTGCCACATCAAGAAACACCTTTCAGGATGAGGCATCATCGCCAAATGTCTCCCATCAGGCGAACATATAGCAGCTATCCCCAACGGCGAACCATTGAGGTTAAAAGGGTAAGCCTCAGTCACACTCCCATCATCATCACAATATCTCAACGGAGCCAAATCTGAGTGAAGCATACGGTCCAAGACCCCTTCGTCAGGGAAATAAGCCCGTCCTTCTCCATGAGCCGCCCAAACTCCTAAGGTACTTCCCTCCATTCCTTTCAGCATTATCGACGGCGAGTCCTTAATGGTCACGCTTGTGAACCTGCACTCAAACCTTCCTGACTCATTATGGACAAACCTCGGCTGTGCCGTGTCGAGCGACCCGCCGACTTGAGGGCCTGGAACCCATCCTAACAAGGCCATTAACTGGCAGCCATTGCAGATTCCGAGGCTGAACGTGTCTGGTCTTTTGTAAAACTCTTGGAACTGGCTTAGAAGAGGAGAGTTGAATCTTATTGAAGCAGCCCATCCTTTGGCTGAGTCGAGTACATCAGCGTAGCTAAACCCTCCAACAAAGACTATCCCACGGAACTGATCAAGAGTGATTGCTCCAGCTAAGAGGTCAGACACTGTCACGTCCCACGGTTCAAAACCAGCAGCGTAAAATGCTGCTGACATCTCCCTGTCTCCATTGCTTCCTTCCTCTCGGATCACAGCTACTCTCGGTTTAACATCTgagaacaaataaaataaataaaaactctctttaatgagaaaaaaagaagCTTCATAGAGATTATTGATCTTACCCTTAAACATATAACTATCATTGGTCCAGGAAGGAGTAAATGAGAGCTTCCAGTTAGGTTCATGCCTCAGCTTCAAACCTTCTTTCTCCATCTCCACACAAGACGCTAGTCTCTGAAGCTTCTCCAGCTGGAAACTCGTGTCCTCCCACATGTCTCTGAGGAACGCCGTTTCCTCACTCAAATGAGTAATTCCATCTACTTTCACCTCAATCAAAGGAGACTCGGTCACTTTCCCAATGATCTCAGCGGTAACATTAAAACCACGGAGCTTCTCCAACACAGCGTCTAAGTTCTCATTGCTAATCTCCATCACCAGACCGAGCTCTTCAGAGAACAAAGTCTCAAAGAGGCTTATCCCGTTGGAATCCAAGTTAAGGCTTACACCTTTGTTTCCAGCAAAAGCCATCTCCAAAGCAGCTACGATGAGTCCACCGTCGCTGATATCGTGTCCAGCAGATACCAAGTCCTCTGAGATGAGAGCTTGAACTCCCTCGAAGACGTTTTTCAGATACGGAACATCATCAACATCAGGACAGTCGTTCCCAATCTGACCAAACACCTGAGCCAGTGCTGATCCACCTAACCTCCGCTTCCCCTTTGCCAAATCAACATGCAAGAGAACACCACCAGCATCATCTCCAAGCTTCAGATCCGGAGTCACCGTCTTTGTGATGTCAGGACATGTAACATAAGCGCTGATCACAAGGTTCCCTGGAGCTTTAACAACCTCACCATCCGCATGAGCTGCCATCGAAAGACTATCTTTCCCACCATCAATTGCAATCCCAAGCTCAATCATTGCATCAGCTAGGGCAATCGCAGCGTCATACATCGCTGAGCCTTCTCCTTCAAGCTTAGCAGCGTACATCCAGTTACCACTAGCTTTAACATCAGACAACGCAGTAACCTTCGCCCAAACAAGATTCGTCAGAGCCTCTCCAACAGCTAGTCTCGCCATTGCCTTTGGATCAAGCAGGCCTTTGATCGGCTgctctccaattgcacacgcaCCACCCGTTAGATCAGTGAACGTCTGCGCTATCACTGCAACGTCAGCAAGCGTGATCTGCAACGGTCCAACTGTTTGCTGCTGAGCGACGAGACCTGTAACACATCTATCCACTTTGGTTGTCAAGAACCGCTTCGAAGACACCGAAGGTAACCTCAGAACTCTTTTCAAAGAGTCCATCAACGTAACCCCGGGAGCTATATCAAGCGGCTCCCGCGCGTAATCAACGCGCTTGAACTCAAACGTCTTCTTAGGCATGTCGCCAAGAACCTTCTCCAGCTCAAGATCCACAGCAGGAGGAGGTGGAGGTAAGCCTTCCTTCTCACACTTCGCTTTAGCTGTGCTGTCTATTAAAGTACAACGACCTTCTCCATTAATCGTCCCAAGTACAGCCATCGAAAGCCTCTCCCTCTTACATATCGACTCCAAAACCTCTCTACTCTCAGCTCTCACTAAAATAGCATCTTGCTCTTGATACTCAGCTCCCCAAATCTCCAACACCGACATGGTATGGTCCCCAACAACAACAGCTCTTATATCAATCTCCGCACCTTTGGGATAAATAATCTCTTTCACCACATTACAGTTCCCACCAGCGCCTTGATCATGAATACTAACAATAGGATTCTTCTCCCCCATCTCAATGCAAGCACGGGCAACACGGTAGAGCTTCTGAGACATCTCAGCGTCTCCACGCTGCACAGCGTTGAAATCAAGCTCAGCATCGTTCTGACCACTAACCATACTAGAGGCAGCACCTCCTCCCATACCAATACGGTACGCAGGCCCACCGATCTTGACAACAAGCATCCCAACTTCTGGTTCCCCTTTAGTTATATGAGTATGATCAATCTGTCCAATACCTGCACTGAACATAATCGGCTTCAGCCACTCTCGTCTCTCCCCGCTCGGCAGCCTCATCCCAAAGGTTCTGGTGTATCCTTGAATCATCGGCTCTCCAAATTTGTTCCCATAGTCAGACGCACCGTTGCTAGCGTCTACAAGTATCTGCAACGGTGAGGCAAGGTTTGATGGGTACTGGAAAGACGAGTCTTCCCACGGAGCGTAAGAGCCTTCCATGTTGAGGTTCCCAACACAGTAGCCAGAGGTTGATGCAACCACGAAGGAGCCTCTTCCAGTTGCGTGCGTGTCTCTGATTCTACCTCCAGCTCCTGTCTCGGCGCCAGGATAAGGAGCCACCGCGCAAGGGAAGTTGTGGGTCTCAGCAGTGAAGAGTATGTCGAGATCACGTGCGCTGAGATCGAGTAAGCAAGTGGAGCCAGGAAGGAGAGGACGTAGCTGGTTCACCATGAAGCCTCTTATAGCACTGGAGTTGTCTTTAAACCCAATGACTGAGTTGTTTCTATTTGCCTGCATATTTTAAACACATAAGATTAAGagttttttatcatttaaaaaagaattaaaGTTGGTCATTTATAGTTATTACCTCCCAAGTGCTCTTTACAATCTGCATAAGAGACTTATCCATTGGCTCCCCATCAATAACAATGTTCCCAGCGAAGAACCAGTGTCTACTATGCTCGCTGTTGGACTGAGCGATGTCAAACAGCTCCACATTGGTGGGGTTACGCTTAATGTCATCTCTGAAAAGCCTAGTGTAATACTGCAGATCTTGCTCATCAAATGCCAAACCCATCTTCTGGTTGATTTCTTCCAAAGCCTCTCTCCCTTTCTCCATCACAGGCACATACTTCACTTCCTCGGGAACCACATTCGTCTCAAACGAAACCAGCTTTTGAGGGTAGACACACTCGGTCATTCTATCGTGAACCATTGCGGAAAATTCATTTGTTTGATTCTCTGAAAGTGGCTCGTGGCTGAACAGGAGGTACCTCCTAGACCTTTCCAAGCGAGTCACCTCATTTAAACCACAAGCTCTGCATATCGAAACTGCGTTGGTGGACCATGCTGTTGTGAAAGAGAGTCTAGGACCTACTTCAATGATTGTAGCGTGGAGTCCTTCCCGCTTCTTCCTCTCAAGAAAACTATCAGTTCCTGAAAAATTAACACTATCACTAGGCTCAAACAGTTTTGTTACCATTGCAACAGAGCATGACAGTAACAGTTACCTAGATTCTCTGGCTCAAATGTTTCTTGAAGAATCCACTTCAGAACAGACACCTTTTCTTCTGCTAATTCAGTTTCAAGACCGATGTTGAAACACTGCTCAGTTGATAAACCGACAACCTGGTTGCTGATTTTGGTTTGAACGGCCTTGAGAAGCTCAGCGTTTGCGCTTTCTTGAATCAAAGGCACTCGGTAGTAGTGGATAACCTCTGAAGCAGGCTTCTCAACCAAGCTCGGTTGCTCAACAACGGAAAGAGATGCTCTAGGCGTAGAGCATCTCAAGACAGCAGCTTTAGTTCGGTTCAAATTCAAAGACCGCAGCTTTGAGGTTTGGAATCTAACGGAACCCCACAATTGACTTGTTGAGCTTCTCTGCAGAAGCGTTGTTTGTCTATTGGAACCCTGTAAAGAGTCATTAAGCTTTGTTAAAACGAATAAATATCATCGAAAGATGGAATCTTTTACCAAAATGAAAACATCACAGACGCTGTAGGACTGTATTACTACTAATCTATGAAGCTCTTATGCAATATAATTAACAGGAGCAGTTAAGCATATTAATCATAACAAAGATTAATGGAGAATATTTACGTTTAAAAACAGAGTCGCAAGAGCTGCCTGGGAGGTAGTCATCGCCAGGATGATGTAGAAACGAAGAAAGCGAGATAAGGGTTttagtctctctctctgctAATGGCTTCACGAGACCGAGAGAGCCTGTGACTGCGAGCACAACAAAACACACAGTCCTTGTTTTGTCTGTCTCTCAACGCGAGTCTTTAGGTTTTTTCAAGTggattactactattttttttattgtcaggaagaaaaaaacaaaacaaaagaagactACTTTTTACAAGGAGCTAGGCCCAAAATGTCTAATGGGCCTGACATTACATATCACAAGAGAACCTGTTTCAGGTTTGCCAGACATGAAAGCATTTCGAGTAGCAAGCAAGGATATGATTAGTAATGGTTGTAGCTCTAAGATTTTTGCTCTATGATTAAAGCTTTGAATATTTTGCTGTAGGAATTTGTCTTTCTACAGCACATACACTAacgtaaatattaaaaatggctgtgaactaataaaaatgaataaaacatgATTGTAGACGTAATTGTTGCTGTGCATAGTCTCCACCAGTACTGTAGAGAACATTTTTGCCTTCTGCATCAATGGAGTTTTCTTTAAATCCAATCATTTCAAGAATTAGAAGTAGGAATTCTAAACATCAGGAGCGTTCAGAATATTATTAAGTTCAGTTTAATACAGCTTTAACTTTGCTATGAGGTGaaagaaagatgggagagaTTTTAGTTTGGGATCAAAAACCAGATTCATGATTTTAAAGTCGTTCAGATAATCACCAAAACACttcaaacaaagaaaagaaaatgcttTCAGtatcaaaatacaaaataacaaaCTAGTGGACAAAACCACAGCTAAATCAAAGTTCATGCTGTTGTACTTTGCTTCATATGTTGCTCGGATACATGAAGACTCTGACCCTCATTccctgaaaaggaaaaaaaaaaaagatgtcaaCTTCAAAAACCCAAGTAGAAGAAATCATTTGATGGTTATAGGATCAGTTCAAGTACCATGGACTTGGGAGGCAAGTTCGATGTGAATTTGGCACGGACAACACCGCTGTTACCATGAGGCCTGGTAACCTTTCCCCAGATGCAACGGTAGTGACTACCGTTCTTCTTGGTCTTAGCCTTGTAGATGTAAGCCATCCTCTTTCCCTTGTACCATGTCACCTCCTCGGTAGTGTTGACTCCTTCGATCTGGATAAGGGATGTGTTTGGGTACTGGTTGGACTTGGACCTACACAACCAATAAAACGTCAGAGACCAAGGCAAGTACCAAATGGATTTCaacaaaacagaaaactaaGTTAACAAATTGATGGTAAGCTAGTATAATATTCTACGAAAATGCAGACAACTAGTTACACAAACATGGACTACAAAGTACATGAGAAGATTCTATAACTAACATAAAGTTCTGTAATATCATAAGTTCAGAATGTGATCTTAGCAGCTTAAGTTACATAAACTACTCATCATGATTCATTACATTGAATAGAACAAGTAAGCAGTATAAAATGAAGAATAAAAGTAGAGGTGTCACCTTTTGTATCCCAAGATGGTTCCCCTAACGTAGAGTCTGCAAACATTCATAAGATAAACAAAAGATTCAGTCTTAAATCAAAACATAGCTTTACAAAAGTTTCAGCATTGGGCGTCTACAAGAGCAAAAATGTTCTTTTACAATCGACGAGACCATCACGATTCAAAAGCAGATTTGAAAAACTAGGGGTTAGGTCAAACAAGAAACGAACCTGACACGTTCTCCTTGGCGTCCCTTCACCATTTTCGCGTCGGCTGATAAAACGAACAAGACTGCTGCAAAATGAGGAAGACGGAGAAGCAAAACCCTAATACATAAGTAGGAGCTTATATAGTTGTTGCCCTAGTTCTCACCTTTAGATTTGATTAAGGATGGGCCTATGGCTTTCGAAACTCGGCCCATTAATAGTTTAAACGAACCTAAATGTTGTGCCCAAGTTTTCATCTTTAGATTTGATTAAGAAATGTCCTATGGGCTTTAAAACTTGGCCCATTAAGGATTTAGGAATTTAAAAATGCGCTCCTTCCTTTTCTATGTTGTCGTTGACTTTAGTTTCTACTTCACTGTCTCCGATCATCTCTCCGCTTCTGCAATGTCGACTGGATCACCGACCAAACCACCTCGGaacagtcttcttcttccttcagttC
This Brassica napus cultivar Da-Ae chromosome C6, Da-Ae, whole genome shotgun sequence DNA region includes the following protein-coding sequences:
- the LOC106354338 gene encoding mitochondrial substrate carrier family protein E-like gives rise to the protein MASKDSNREQPPPLSIEIKATQDQFFVWREFVWGGIAGAFGEGMMHPVDTLKTRLQSQIIMNASQRQKSIPQMLRTVWVGDGLKGFYRGIAPGVTGSLATGATYFGVIESTKKWIEETHPNLGGHWVHFIAGAIGDTLGSFVYVPCEVIKQRMQIQGTSSSWSSFISRDSVPVKPRGDMYGYYTGMVQAGSSILKEQGPKGLYAGYWSTLARDVPFAGLMVMFYEALKDLTDQGKKKFPQFGVNSSIEGLVLGGLAGGLSAYLTTPLDVIKTRLQVQGTTIKYKGWLDAVGQIWRKEGPEGFFRGSVPRVMWYIPASALTFMAVEFLRVSFREKSKNNNIVVSNLSIESKRSSVHEVREN
- the LOC106354340 gene encoding 60S ribosomal protein L35a-1, translating into MVKGRQGERVRLYVRGTILGYKRSKSNQYPNTSLIQIEGVNTTEEVTWYKGKRMAYIYKAKTKKNGSHYRCIWGKVTRPHGNSGVVRAKFTSNLPPKSMGMRVRVFMYPSNI
- the LOC106354337 gene encoding glycine-rich RNA-binding protein 5, mitochondrial, whose translation is MAFLSKVGKIFRQTSTHVTASNSMLQSIRCMSSSKIFVGGISYSTDEFGLREAFSKYGEVVDAKIIVDRETGRSRGFAFVTFTSTEEASNAMQLDGQDLHGRRIRVNYATERGSGFGGRGFGGPGGYGAPSGGYGGGGGYGGGAGGYGGGGYNAPAGGYGGGPSYGGNAGGGGYGGNSPYGGNAAGGGYGVAGGVGGSDNFAQGSSSNAGFDDKFSSNEALGNDTDHQLESAGVEEQFGGSDNQFGDSDNGQTEVGGPDGFDQTDDGDVAKKA
- the LOC106354339 gene encoding probable phosphoribosylformylglycinamidine synthase, chloroplastic/mitochondrial, which gives rise to MTTSQAALATLFLNGSNRQTTLLQRSSTSQLWGSVRFQTSKLRSLNLNRTKAAVLRCSTPRASLSVVEQPSLVEKPASEVIHYYRVPLIQESANAELLKAVQTKISNQVVGLSTEQCFNIGLETELAEEKVSVLKWILQETFEPENLGTDSFLERKKREGLHATIIEVGPRLSFTTAWSTNAVSICRACGLNEVTRLERSRRYLLFSHEPLSENQTNEFSAMVHDRMTECVYPQKLVSFETNVVPEEVKYVPVMEKGREALEEINQKMGLAFDEQDLQYYTRLFRDDIKRNPTNVELFDIAQSNSEHSRHWFFAGNIVIDGEPMDKSLMQIVKSTWEANRNNSVIGFKDNSSAIRGFMVNQLRPLLPGSTCLLDLSARDLDILFTAETHNFPCAVAPYPGAETGAGGRIRDTHATGRGSFVVASTSGYCVGNLNMEGSYAPWEDSSFQYPSNLASPLQILVDASNGASDYGNKFGEPMIQGYTRTFGMRLPSGERREWLKPIMFSAGIGQIDHTHITKGEPEVGMLVVKIGGPAYRIGMGGGAASSMVSGQNDAELDFNAVQRGDAEMSQKLYRVARACIEMGEKNPIVSIHDQGAGGNCNVVKEIIYPKGAEIDIRAVVVGDHTMSVLEIWGAEYQEQDAILVRAESREVLESICKRERLSMAVLGTINGEGRCTLIDSTAKAKCEKEGLPPPPPAVDLELEKVLGDMPKKTFEFKRVDYAREPLDIAPGVTLMDSLKRVLRLPSVSSKRFLTTKVDRCVTGLVAQQQTVGPLQITLADVAVIAQTFTDLTGGACAIGEQPIKGLLDPKAMARLAVGEALTNLVWAKVTALSDVKASGNWMYAAKLEGEGSAMYDAAIALADAMIELGIAIDGGKDSLSMAAHADGEVVKAPGNLVISAYVTCPDITKTVTPDLKLGDDAGGVLLHVDLAKGKRRLGGSALAQVFGQIGNDCPDVDDVPYLKNVFEGVQALISEDLVSAGHDISDGGLIVAALEMAFAGNKGVSLNLDSNGISLFETLFSEELGLVMEISNENLDAVLEKLRGFNVTAEIIGKVTESPLIEVKVDGITHLSEETAFLRDMWEDTSFQLEKLQRLASCVEMEKEGLKLRHEPNWKLSFTPSWTNDSYMFKDVKPRVAVIREEGSNGDREMSAAFYAAGFEPWDVTVSDLLAGAITLDQFRGIVFVGGFSYADVLDSAKGWAASIRFNSPLLSQFQEFYKRPDTFSLGICNGCQLMALLGWVPGPQVGGSLDTAQPRFVHNESGRFECRFTSVTIKDSPSIMLKGMEGSTLGVWAAHGEGRAYFPDEGVLDRMLHSDLAPLRYCDDDGSVTEAYPFNLNGSPLGIAAICSPDGRHLAMMPHPERCFLMWQYPWYPKGWEVEKAGPSPWLKMFQNARDWCSKL